In one window of Brevinematales bacterium DNA:
- the msrA gene encoding peptide-methionine (S)-S-oxide reductase MsrA: MNKEIATLAGGCFWCLEDVFRDIEGVISVVSGYSGGDFEYPTYEDVCTGKTGHREVVQIAFDSDVVSYEEILGVFWMNIDPTDSGGQFSDRGEQYRTAIFYHNEHQKELAIKTREMIENSNIFRKPVVTEILPFKNFYPAEDYHQNFSRDNPIRYCMYKYFSGREKFIKTHWQYSNLFKKPKLKLDPRFLKKDLSKLNDEEYMVTQECRTELPFRNKYWNNKSEGIYVDVVSGEPLFASVHKFDSGTGWPSFYKPLEEGNITYHIDTSYGMIRVEIRSKHGNSHLGHVFDDGPYPTGLRYCVNSCALRFIPVEDLEKEGYGEYKKLFNPK; encoded by the coding sequence ATGAATAAAGAAATTGCTACCCTTGCTGGTGGGTGTTTTTGGTGTTTAGAGGATGTATTTAGAGATATTGAAGGAGTTATAAGTGTTGTTTCTGGGTATTCGGGAGGAGATTTTGAATATCCAACTTACGAAGATGTCTGTACAGGTAAAACTGGACATAGAGAAGTGGTTCAGATAGCTTTTGATAGTGATGTTGTCTCTTACGAAGAGATCTTGGGAGTTTTTTGGATGAACATAGATCCAACTGATAGTGGTGGCCAATTTTCTGATAGAGGTGAGCAATACAGAACTGCAATATTTTACCATAATGAACATCAAAAGGAGTTGGCAATAAAGACAAGAGAAATGATAGAAAATTCTAATATTTTTAGAAAACCTGTTGTTACTGAAATATTACCTTTCAAGAACTTTTATCCAGCTGAAGATTATCATCAAAATTTTTCAAGAGATAATCCTATAAGATACTGTATGTACAAGTATTTTTCTGGAAGAGAAAAGTTTATAAAGACGCATTGGCAATATTCAAATCTTTTTAAGAAACCAAAACTTAAATTAGATCCTAGATTTTTAAAGAAAGATTTGTCTAAGTTGAATGATGAAGAGTACATGGTTACTCAAGAATGTCGTACTGAATTACCCTTTAGGAATAAGTATTGGAATAATAAAAGTGAAGGTATATATGTTGATGTAGTGTCGGGAGAGCCGCTTTTTGCTTCGGTACATAAGTTTGATTCGGGGACTGGGTGGCCTAGTTTCTACAAGCCGCTTGAAGAAGGTAATATTACATATCATATTGATACCAGTTATGGTATGATTAGAGTTGAGATAAGAAGTAAACATGGAAACTCGCATTTAGGACATGTTTTTGATGATGGACCTTATCCTACGGGTTTGCGATATTGTGTAAATTCTTGTGCATTAAGGTTTATACCCGTTGAGGATCTAGAAAAAGAAGGATATGGAGAGTATAAAAAACTGTTTAATCCGAAATAA
- the lon gene encoding endopeptidase La, with protein MDIINRIFALNNPYDNSEIDNNIGNLLENDENQNKSNKSYPKTIPIVPLRNMVLFPGIVTPLSIGRKRSLNAIEEALVKDKIVGFVTQKSKDVEDPKADDMYTVGVLANIFKVFRSPDGSINVVVRSEKRFKIVEIESYDPYIRANVEYLEMEITKDNNIEVYVKTIKDMAISLIHLVPETPPDAEMIIQNIDQPDILAYFVASGVNATIEEKQKMLEENSLKELLKSIVNHLGRDLELAKISKEIQEKVKSDVEKAQKEYFLRQQLKTIQKELGELSDQEKDIQELRNKLEKKKMSEEAKKVATEQIDRLSKIPVMSPEYTVTRNYVDLILDLPWNEYTEDNLDISYAEKVLNEDHYDLEKVKKRILEYLSVMKLKGGSVKGPILCFYGPPGVGKTSLGRSIAKALGRKFIRISLGGVRDEAEIRGHRRTYVGALPGRIIQGLKKAGSSNPVFMLDEIDKLASDFRGDPASALLEVLDPEQNNAFSDHYLEIPYDLSRVLFITTANSLNTIPWPLLDRMEVINIPGYTEHEKKMIAINYIIPRQQKENGLEEYKITITDKGLGKVINDYTKEAGVRELERNIGSIMRSIATEIVKNNNTYSKDQEIIIDEQKVREYLGAEKFIPEINDMTEKPGVAIGLAWTPVGGEILFIESIAMKGRGNLILTGSLGNVMKESASIAFSYIKSNAQNLGIPTYIFKEYDLHIHIPSGAIPKDGPSAGITLLVSIVSLLTQKRVKDNIAMTGELSLRGLILPVGGIREKILAAKRYGIRKVIIPEKNIKDLDEIPEEQKKDLEIIPVKNVNDVLNIALEEKPVNDISKVFEKSASEDKQIKKQKAGKVKVISD; from the coding sequence ATGGATATTATAAATAGAATATTTGCTTTAAATAATCCTTATGATAACAGTGAAATAGACAACAACATAGGAAACCTTCTAGAGAATGATGAAAACCAAAACAAGTCAAACAAAAGTTATCCGAAAACTATCCCCATAGTACCACTGAGAAACATGGTTCTATTTCCAGGGATAGTAACTCCACTCTCTATAGGTAGAAAACGCTCATTAAATGCTATTGAAGAAGCACTTGTAAAGGATAAAATAGTAGGTTTTGTAACCCAGAAATCCAAAGATGTTGAAGATCCAAAAGCTGATGACATGTACACTGTTGGTGTTTTGGCAAATATATTCAAGGTATTCAGATCACCAGATGGTAGTATAAATGTTGTTGTTAGATCCGAAAAAAGGTTTAAAATAGTTGAAATAGAAAGTTATGACCCATACATAAGAGCAAATGTTGAATACTTAGAGATGGAAATAACTAAAGATAACAATATCGAGGTTTACGTAAAGACTATAAAAGACATGGCAATATCTCTTATTCATCTCGTACCTGAGACCCCACCTGACGCAGAAATGATTATACAAAACATTGATCAACCTGACATACTAGCATATTTTGTAGCCTCAGGAGTAAACGCAACAATAGAAGAAAAACAAAAAATGCTAGAAGAAAACTCGTTGAAAGAATTACTAAAATCAATAGTAAACCACCTAGGTAGAGATTTGGAGTTAGCCAAAATCAGCAAAGAGATACAAGAAAAAGTAAAAAGTGATGTAGAAAAGGCACAAAAAGAGTATTTCTTAAGACAACAACTAAAAACAATCCAAAAAGAACTCGGTGAACTTAGTGATCAAGAAAAAGACATTCAAGAGTTAAGAAACAAACTAGAAAAGAAAAAGATGAGTGAAGAAGCCAAGAAAGTTGCTACTGAACAAATAGATAGACTTTCAAAAATACCGGTAATGTCGCCAGAATACACTGTAACTAGAAACTACGTCGATTTAATACTTGATTTACCTTGGAACGAATATACAGAAGACAACCTTGACATAAGTTATGCCGAGAAAGTATTAAACGAAGATCACTATGACCTTGAAAAGGTAAAGAAACGAATACTTGAATATCTATCGGTTATGAAACTTAAGGGTGGTAGTGTCAAAGGACCTATACTATGCTTCTACGGTCCACCAGGTGTCGGTAAAACCTCTTTAGGTAGATCAATAGCCAAAGCATTAGGTAGAAAATTTATAAGAATCTCGCTAGGTGGAGTTAGAGACGAAGCTGAAATAAGAGGACATAGGAGAACCTATGTGGGAGCTCTACCAGGTAGAATAATACAAGGCCTAAAGAAAGCAGGATCTTCAAATCCTGTTTTCATGCTTGATGAAATAGACAAATTAGCTTCCGACTTTAGAGGTGATCCAGCATCAGCATTACTTGAAGTACTCGATCCTGAGCAGAATAACGCTTTTAGCGATCATTATCTAGAGATACCTTACGACCTATCAAGGGTTTTGTTTATAACAACAGCAAATTCACTTAACACTATACCATGGCCACTACTGGATAGAATGGAAGTTATAAATATACCAGGATATACTGAACATGAAAAGAAAATGATAGCAATTAACTATATAATACCTAGACAACAAAAGGAAAACGGCTTAGAAGAATACAAAATCACCATAACCGACAAAGGATTAGGAAAAGTTATAAATGACTATACAAAAGAAGCAGGGGTAAGAGAACTCGAGAGAAATATTGGATCAATAATGAGATCAATCGCAACAGAAATAGTTAAAAACAACAATACGTACTCAAAAGACCAAGAAATAATAATTGACGAACAAAAAGTAAGAGAATATTTAGGAGCAGAGAAATTTATACCTGAAATAAATGATATGACAGAAAAGCCAGGAGTTGCTATAGGGCTTGCCTGGACCCCTGTAGGTGGAGAAATACTGTTCATAGAAAGTATAGCAATGAAAGGTAGAGGAAATTTAATACTTACAGGATCACTTGGAAACGTTATGAAAGAATCTGCATCAATAGCATTTAGCTACATCAAATCCAATGCCCAAAATCTTGGTATTCCCACATATATATTTAAAGAATACGATTTACATATCCACATACCCTCAGGTGCTATACCTAAAGATGGCCCTTCGGCTGGTATAACACTACTCGTATCAATTGTATCATTGTTAACTCAAAAACGTGTAAAAGACAATATTGCCATGACAGGCGAATTGTCTTTAAGAGGATTAATCTTACCGGTAGGTGGTATAAGAGAAAAAATACTAGCAGCTAAAAGATATGGCATTAGAAAAGTTATCATCCCTGAAAAAAACATAAAAGATCTCGATGAAATACCAGAAGAGCAGAAAAAAGACCTTGAAATAATACCAGTAAAAAATGTGAACGACGTACTCAATATTGCATTGGAAGAAAAGCCTGTAAACGACATAAGCAAAGTATTTGAAAAATCAGCTTCCGAAGATAAGCAAATTAAAAAACAAAAAGCAGGTAAAGTTAAAGTTATTTCGGATTAA
- the dnaX gene encoding DNA polymerase III subunit gamma/tau gives MGLPTARKWRPQSFDEVVGQDETVKALKSAISIGKIGQAYLFSGPRGVGKTTLARILAKSLNCVNGPTPTPCGKCENCLEIKEGTSIDVVEIDGASNRKIDDVRNIREAVKFVPVKSRYKVYIIDEVHMLTDEAFNALLKTLEEPPPHTIFIFATTEPYKVKSTIRSRCQHFILKPLTVDLIFKQLKKISEAEGYKIPDSILVKIAKAGNGSMRDSESIFDMVISYVGENIYSPQSFQNIDGEEISKLLGVIDTSHLQEIVDYISKKELSKLLRKINDLSSKGFDLKKLVEELITFFRNVLIAKEFGIDKSLIKALDEEIKIIEAYKDSFQKEDIVFIQNTLIRTYQEMKTSINELFHLENSMFRIVNPDNVITLSKLLEDVRKIRDLIKSNFIHQQNTEMANTSGIVDPVDALMEEIDTTLPTEELIKQIIAENSFAGVEKKIKLELSENILKIKTNSIVKDMLEKDIEKIKQKLKSAIGIQDVIIDAQQTDQKLSSSSTQKQTQKPQNNTLENMVLSFFNAEEVKVFSQEQKPKYPKNNKTKGS, from the coding sequence ATGGGATTACCCACTGCTAGAAAATGGAGACCACAATCTTTTGATGAAGTAGTAGGACAAGATGAAACGGTAAAAGCTTTGAAAAGTGCTATCTCGATAGGCAAGATAGGTCAAGCATACTTATTTTCAGGACCTAGGGGCGTTGGGAAAACAACCCTAGCTAGAATCTTAGCAAAATCTTTAAATTGCGTTAATGGCCCAACTCCAACTCCTTGTGGTAAGTGCGAAAACTGCCTTGAGATAAAAGAAGGAACATCTATCGATGTAGTGGAAATAGATGGAGCATCTAACAGAAAAATAGACGATGTAAGAAATATACGAGAAGCAGTTAAATTTGTACCCGTAAAATCAAGATATAAGGTCTACATCATAGACGAAGTACATATGTTGACAGATGAAGCATTTAACGCACTACTAAAAACACTAGAAGAACCACCTCCACATACCATATTCATATTCGCAACAACAGAACCTTATAAAGTCAAATCCACCATAAGGTCAAGATGTCAGCACTTTATCCTAAAACCTTTAACAGTTGATCTCATATTCAAGCAACTCAAGAAGATATCAGAAGCAGAAGGGTACAAAATACCAGACAGTATATTAGTAAAAATAGCAAAAGCAGGTAACGGCTCAATGAGAGACTCAGAAAGTATATTCGATATGGTCATATCATATGTAGGTGAAAATATCTATAGTCCACAATCATTCCAAAATATTGACGGCGAAGAAATATCCAAACTTCTTGGAGTAATCGATACATCACATTTACAAGAAATAGTTGATTATATATCAAAAAAAGAACTATCAAAACTCCTTAGAAAAATAAACGATCTATCGTCCAAAGGATTCGATCTCAAAAAATTAGTAGAAGAACTAATAACATTCTTTAGAAATGTACTCATAGCAAAAGAATTTGGAATTGACAAAAGTCTTATAAAAGCACTTGATGAAGAAATAAAGATAATTGAAGCTTACAAAGATTCATTCCAAAAGGAAGACATTGTATTCATACAAAATACTCTCATAAGAACATACCAAGAGATGAAAACATCCATAAATGAACTTTTTCATCTAGAAAACTCTATGTTTAGAATTGTCAATCCTGATAATGTAATTACACTTTCAAAACTTTTGGAAGATGTCAGAAAAATAAGAGATCTCATAAAATCTAATTTTATTCATCAACAAAACACTGAAATGGCAAATACCTCAGGAATTGTTGATCCTGTTGATGCACTTATGGAAGAAATAGATACAACTCTGCCTACCGAAGAGTTAATAAAACAAATAATAGCAGAAAACTCGTTTGCTGGAGTAGAGAAAAAAATAAAACTAGAATTATCCGAAAATATCCTCAAGATAAAGACAAACAGTATCGTTAAAGACATGTTAGAAAAGGATATTGAAAAAATAAAACAAAAACTAAAATCCGCAATAGGTATTCAAGATGTCATAATAGATGCACAACAAACGGATCAAAAACTCTCTTCATCATCAACACAAAAACAAACACAAAAACCCCAAAATAACACTCTTGAAAATATGGTTCTTTCCTTCTTCAATGCAGAAGAAGTTAAAGTCTTTTCACAAGAACAGAAACCCAAATATCCCAAAAACAATAAAACAAAAGGGAGTTAA
- a CDS encoding Hsp20/alpha crystallin family protein has translation MGRDIEFFKMFLGMGNYNVVRPNVHWIPHTDIYEFIDKFIIIVEIPGVDKNDVDITLKDGFLRISGVRKEIHNENRVKIHQMEISYGYFEKLVEVGDINEKNIKADLKDGLLVITIKKS, from the coding sequence ATGGGAAGAGATATAGAGTTTTTCAAAATGTTTCTAGGAATGGGAAATTATAACGTTGTCAGACCTAACGTACACTGGATACCTCATACTGACATATACGAATTCATAGATAAGTTTATCATTATCGTAGAAATTCCTGGAGTCGACAAAAATGATGTTGACATAACTCTAAAAGATGGTTTTTTAAGGATATCTGGAGTACGAAAAGAAATACACAACGAAAACAGAGTTAAAATACACCAAATGGAAATAAGCTATGGATATTTCGAAAAATTAGTAGAAGTTGGAGACATAAATGAAAAAAATATAAAAGCAGACCTTAAAGATGGTCTTTTAGTTATAACAATAAAGAAAAGCTGA
- a CDS encoding PEGA domain-containing protein gives MKDVKAVTNLIFLVAILFVLGLGYVSFANVLIVSESPIKGKVPLSAEDTDFVNTLTTYALNDLSDVLPFSYIDVRASQDWYNSIVDLINATNTNVVMVKGKPSVPKPLPKINITALNPTTISTLTRAISDIKGVIVSSYSVSGNVVKVVIQYLDQTGKVINRKNIDIPISTLRDRDTVLLQVKENIVDLLNAWKFYYYDPKRTATVNISVKPSPKDLNITVRPDNIQLKPGKNTISEGEYTLILSASGFQTIVTNVVVPAGGNINLSFSLVPSVKIDSPVPSGGVYIDANVKGVSLIIAEGNVVGTTPLYTNLTEGIKNVIFQQSPTTLLKTVQIEVKPNQLNYYFVNLERVGAGVNIIADNGAFVVINRRLEGVITTGSYSRSLGKGIHTITVFKNGFEAFRTNVNITSDEKVTLRVSLTPKKVPVFIVTPQSREVVVSYQGKNVGVVPYTLRLEQGRESRVDILAQEFGFNNSSFSVLPSMTRINTIVQNLSPLYGDLLILTDPIDAVVKVDGRVMGKTGLDGLLLRSISARRSFIFIQKEGYKAIKTNFYILPNIQNSLSYKLKEAPIKLFINTLPVQNVSIYMNDEYYGENDGVVNVELGNFVMKLLKRGYKTIYTNVSFPDKIDTVIPLTFQMVTGLSETEVLEQVNSNISIIDSLIANDNYLDAYNLIKVAKDQIVLSGYTNNSQELLKLYNFVLSKERQVLPKVEFILLSKEADETISKVDSFSKVGVFDESIKIITNFLKKVDASTLLDDSKSQIRSRVRDKYREIALNVLYSKVSNAIAQANRLVLRGEKSAAVGIYDDTVKSIDEFKVDFQEVESEANFLRDSILSNYIPLGIEVFSNKVEITIITVNDLENKKNYSNAIDILSSAIKDIKLSRLYYLDEMKRFEAKLNERFEELIGKIFEEEFDIKSMIREAIRLANLKEYDLAIRKYKEIIDFIDRSRFKDNPYVIKLKDQIITDIVTLEQEKGREEEEKAKRLKLQEEIEKKKKELPWWVRMTRAWTGVGLEFFGTLLIPNGMDFYTTNMNIPVGTKIHVSFLPILGLSFGGYYNVNSDQVSLRSAYLRYSGFGQMVLRIPIVKQFSLFGAFGVGLGQLVNEPLKFRLGRDYIMNAGVDLKFSWFGIRLSYDMAFYDDFTRNQLGGSFGIILWATED, from the coding sequence ATGAAGGATGTAAAAGCAGTTACAAATTTAATCTTTTTAGTAGCAATTTTGTTTGTTTTGGGATTAGGATATGTTTCATTTGCTAATGTATTGATTGTGAGTGAATCTCCTATTAAGGGCAAAGTTCCTTTATCAGCAGAAGATACCGACTTTGTTAATACTCTTACCACATATGCTCTTAATGATTTATCTGATGTTTTGCCTTTTTCTTATATTGATGTTAGGGCATCTCAAGATTGGTATAATTCTATAGTTGACTTGATAAACGCAACTAATACGAATGTGGTGATGGTAAAAGGTAAACCAAGTGTACCAAAACCATTACCTAAAATAAATATAACTGCTCTCAATCCAACAACTATTTCAACTCTAACTCGTGCTATATCGGATATAAAGGGTGTTATAGTGTCTTCGTATAGTGTTTCAGGTAATGTTGTAAAAGTAGTTATTCAGTATCTTGATCAGACAGGTAAAGTTATTAACAGGAAGAATATTGATATACCTATATCAACACTTAGGGATAGAGATACTGTTTTACTACAAGTTAAAGAAAATATTGTTGATTTACTCAACGCTTGGAAGTTTTATTACTACGATCCTAAGAGGACGGCAACAGTTAATATCTCGGTAAAACCATCTCCCAAGGATTTAAATATAACAGTTAGACCTGATAACATCCAACTCAAACCTGGTAAAAATACGATAAGTGAAGGTGAATATACTCTTATATTGTCTGCTTCGGGTTTTCAAACTATTGTTACGAATGTAGTTGTACCAGCTGGTGGTAATATCAACCTTAGTTTTAGCCTAGTGCCTTCCGTTAAGATCGATAGTCCTGTGCCATCTGGTGGTGTGTATATAGATGCTAATGTAAAGGGTGTAAGTTTGATAATAGCAGAAGGTAATGTTGTTGGTACTACTCCTTTGTATACAAACCTTACAGAAGGTATAAAGAATGTTATATTCCAGCAGTCTCCTACTACATTACTAAAAACAGTTCAAATAGAAGTAAAACCTAATCAGCTTAATTACTACTTTGTGAACCTTGAGAGAGTTGGAGCAGGTGTTAATATTATAGCAGATAATGGTGCATTTGTTGTTATAAATAGAAGGCTTGAAGGTGTGATAACAACAGGTAGCTACTCAAGAAGTTTGGGCAAAGGTATTCATACGATAACTGTATTTAAGAATGGTTTTGAAGCATTCAGAACTAATGTTAATATAACATCTGACGAAAAAGTTACGTTGAGAGTTTCTCTTACGCCAAAGAAAGTACCAGTGTTTATAGTTACTCCTCAAAGTAGAGAAGTTGTAGTATCGTATCAAGGTAAGAATGTTGGAGTTGTTCCATATACATTGAGACTTGAGCAAGGTCGAGAATCAAGAGTTGATATACTAGCTCAAGAGTTTGGTTTTAACAATTCGAGTTTTTCAGTTTTACCTTCAATGACGAGAATAAATACTATAGTTCAGAATTTGTCACCTCTTTATGGAGATTTGTTAATACTTACTGATCCCATAGATGCTGTAGTTAAGGTAGATGGTAGGGTTATGGGTAAGACTGGATTAGATGGACTTTTGTTAAGGAGTATCTCTGCGAGAAGATCATTTATATTCATCCAGAAAGAAGGTTATAAAGCTATTAAGACCAACTTTTATATACTACCTAACATCCAAAACTCTTTGTCTTATAAACTGAAGGAGGCACCGATTAAGTTATTCATTAATACCCTTCCTGTTCAAAATGTAAGTATATATATGAATGATGAATATTATGGTGAAAATGATGGGGTTGTGAATGTTGAATTGGGTAATTTTGTTATGAAACTTCTGAAGAGAGGTTATAAAACGATATATACTAATGTTTCTTTCCCAGATAAGATTGATACCGTAATACCCTTGACATTTCAAATGGTTACAGGGTTAAGTGAAACTGAGGTTTTGGAACAGGTAAACAGTAATATTTCTATTATTGACAGTTTAATAGCCAATGATAATTACCTAGATGCGTATAATTTGATTAAGGTTGCAAAAGATCAAATAGTCCTGTCAGGGTATACTAATAATTCTCAAGAATTGCTGAAACTATATAATTTCGTCCTATCGAAAGAGAGACAAGTTTTACCTAAAGTTGAGTTTATACTTCTTTCTAAAGAAGCTGACGAAACTATTTCGAAAGTAGATTCCTTCTCGAAAGTTGGTGTATTTGACGAGAGCATAAAGATTATAACTAATTTTCTCAAAAAAGTTGATGCTTCAACACTTTTGGATGATAGTAAGTCTCAGATAAGATCTAGAGTCAGAGATAAATATAGAGAGATAGCGCTAAATGTATTGTATTCTAAAGTTTCAAATGCCATAGCTCAAGCGAATAGGTTAGTTTTGAGGGGTGAAAAGTCTGCTGCGGTAGGAATCTATGATGATACTGTTAAATCAATAGATGAATTTAAAGTTGATTTCCAAGAGGTTGAAAGTGAAGCAAACTTCTTGAGGGATAGTATTTTGTCAAACTATATACCTTTAGGTATTGAAGTTTTTAGTAACAAAGTTGAAATAACAATTATAACGGTTAATGACCTTGAAAATAAGAAAAACTATTCTAATGCTATTGATATATTGTCTTCTGCGATAAAGGATATAAAGTTATCAAGGTTGTATTACTTAGATGAAATGAAGAGATTTGAAGCTAAGCTTAATGAGAGGTTTGAGGAATTAATTGGGAAAATATTTGAAGAGGAATTTGATATAAAGTCAATGATAAGAGAAGCTATAAGGTTAGCAAATCTAAAGGAATATGATTTGGCAATCAGAAAGTACAAGGAGATAATAGACTTTATAGATAGATCAAGATTTAAAGATAATCCATACGTTATTAAACTAAAAGATCAGATTATAACTGATATAGTTACACTTGAGCAAGAGAAGGGACGAGAAGAGGAAGAGAAAGCTAAAAGGCTTAAATTACAAGAGGAAATAGAAAAGAAAAAGAAGGAATTGCCTTGGTGGGTTAGGATGACGAGAGCTTGGACTGGTGTAGGGCTTGAATTTTTTGGTACTTTACTTATACCTAACGGTATGGATTTTTATACAACAAACATGAATATACCAGTAGGGACAAAAATACATGTTTCTTTCTTGCCTATACTTGGTCTTTCATTTGGTGGATATTATAATGTTAACTCTGATCAGGTTTCGCTAAGATCTGCGTATTTAAGGTATTCTGGTTTTGGGCAAATGGTCTTGAGGATACCAATAGTTAAACAATTCTCGCTGTTTGGTGCTTTTGGAGTAGGTTTGGGGCAACTTGTGAATGAGCCTCTAAAGTTTAGATTAGGACGAGACTATATCATGAATGCGGGTGTTGATCTCAAGTTTAGTTGGTTTGGTATTAGATTGTCTTACGATATGGCTTTCTATGATGACTTCACGAGAAATCAACTAGGTGGTAGTTTTGGTATAATACTCTGGGCTACTGAAGATTAG